The nucleotide window ATAAAAATATCTCCAGTCTGGTATTGCTGGAGGACGTCGCCGGATTGCTCAAGACAAAGGGATTTTGCCTGGTCAATATCGATTCCATCATCATCGCGCAGGCGCCTCGATTGGCCCCACATCTGGCAGCGATGAGCGTGCGGATGGCCGAGGTGCTCAAGGTGGACCGGGCGGTGGTCAACGTGAAGGTGAAAAGCGGCGAGCACCTGGATGCGGTAGGACGCGAAGAAGCCATTGCGG belongs to Nitrospira sp. and includes:
- a CDS encoding 2-C-methyl-D-erythritol 2,4-cyclodiphosphate synthase, producing the protein MGSMRIGVGYDIHALGTGRKLILGGIEIPHTQGLVGHSDADALVHAVCDALLGAMGEGDLGRHYPSSDPKYKNISSLVLLEDVAGLLKTKGFCLVNIDSIIIAQAPRLAPHLAAMSVRMAEVLKVDRAVVNVKVKSGEHLDAVGREEAIAAQAVCLIDAV